In Spirosoma aureum, a single genomic region encodes these proteins:
- a CDS encoding TIM barrel protein produces the protein MNGSQNISRKDFLKTSALAMAAVLTPGLDVFAKPAQTVGLQLYTLRDLLPKDVEGTLKKVAEIGYKEVELFGYSDGKFFGKTPAQFSALLKSLGLSAPSGHYTTGNTMPNAKGTLKKDWKRAVDDAATLGQKYMVCAYLFPEERKMDDYKRHVDLFNKSAELCKAAGIQFAYHNHDFEFKPMGGQLPYDLILKGTDPNLVKMELDLYWASFAGQDPVALFKKHPGRFPLWHIKDMAKTKEREFAEVGLGSINFQRIFDAKKTAGLTHYFVEQDICKRPPLESIAISYRNLTKISV, from the coding sequence ATGAACGGTTCACAAAACATATCCCGTAAGGATTTTCTTAAAACCAGTGCGCTGGCGATGGCCGCCGTTCTGACTCCCGGACTTGATGTATTTGCCAAGCCTGCCCAAACCGTTGGCTTACAACTATACACCCTGCGTGACTTACTGCCGAAAGACGTTGAAGGCACGCTGAAAAAAGTAGCTGAGATTGGCTATAAAGAAGTTGAGCTATTTGGCTATTCGGATGGTAAGTTTTTCGGGAAAACACCCGCTCAGTTTTCGGCGTTACTGAAGAGTCTGGGTTTGTCGGCTCCGAGCGGTCACTATACTACCGGAAACACCATGCCCAACGCGAAGGGCACGCTGAAAAAGGACTGGAAGCGGGCTGTCGACGATGCGGCTACACTTGGCCAGAAATACATGGTATGTGCGTATCTGTTTCCGGAAGAACGCAAAATGGATGACTACAAACGCCATGTCGATCTGTTCAACAAATCGGCGGAGCTTTGTAAAGCCGCCGGCATTCAATTTGCTTACCATAACCACGATTTTGAATTTAAGCCCATGGGCGGTCAACTGCCCTACGATCTTATCCTGAAAGGCACTGATCCGAATCTGGTGAAGATGGAGCTTGATCTTTATTGGGCCAGCTTCGCAGGGCAGGACCCCGTTGCCCTGTTCAAGAAACATCCTGGCCGTTTCCCGCTCTGGCACATAAAAGATATGGCCAAAACAAAAGAGCGTGAATTTGCGGAGGTAGGCTTAGGGTCGATCAATTTCCAGCGTATTTTCGACGCGAAGAAAACAGCAGGATTGACTCACTATTTCGTAGAGCAGGATATCTGCAAGCGCCCCCCATTGGAATCCATTGCCATCAGTTATCGGAATCTGACCAAAATTAGTGTTTAG